In a single window of the Scophthalmus maximus strain ysfricsl-2021 chromosome 18, ASM2237912v1, whole genome shotgun sequence genome:
- the clu gene encoding clusterin — MLMMMMMMKRKGLKSLTVVALLLASANCILPPSREDLQQLSVQGEKYLDKQIENAITGVKEMKSVMQKSSEDHQKFLDALEKTKHQKDEALRTAQEMEAKLEQEEEVCNETMKALWEECKPCLKNTCVKYYSRTCSSGSGLVGRQLEQVLNRSSPFSIWIDGEKMDVLRREGQRQNKELQSLEEKFTVMADGVDSIFSDSMKVADHVHDGPPVFFLPSFLGPYTRRSRSIRSLLQDPFSGFQSLFSPMMGMGRNFFRSMDSMMDIDSDAPPDDSGNMNEDVVITKPFGDGRMTCREIRRNSAGCIKFRDECQKCKDIQHIDCSGTRPLEGPLKEELEEALALAERFTQQYNGLLRRFEEQMFNTSSVLDLFNRQFGWVSSLANNTGGGDGIFHVQTVIGRDAAEKQPGAAKQPGDTEVSVQLFDSPPMNVSVPGDIPWNDPKFSEVVAQEALDRYKESSIMVK; from the exons atgttgatgatgatgatgatgatgaagaggaaggggCTGAAGTCTCTGACCGTGGTCGCTCTCCTCCTGGCCTCAGCCAACTGCATCCTGCCTCCGTCCAGAGAAGATCTTCAAC AGCTCTCCGTTCAGGGGGAGAAGTATCTGGACAAGCAGATTGAAAACGCCATAACCGgagtgaaggagatgaagagcgTGATGCAGAAATCTTCGGAGGATCACCAGAAGTTTCTGGACGCCCTGGAGAAGACCAAGCATCAGAAAGAT GAAGCGCTGCGCACGGCTCAGGAGATGGAGGCcaagctggagcaggaggaggaggtgtgcaACGAGACCATGAAGGCTCTGTGGGAGGAGTGTAAGCCCTGTCTGAAGAACACCTGCGTCAAATACTACTCCAGGACCTGCAGCTCCGGGTCCGGACTGGTGGGACGCCAG CTGGAGCAGGTGCTGAACAGGTCGTCTCCCTTCTCCATCTGGATCGACGGGGAGAAAATGGACGTGCTGCGGCGGGAGGGCCAGCGGCAgaacaaagagctgcagagccTGGAGGAGAAATTCACCGTGATGGCCGACGGCGTGGACAGCATCTTCTCAGACAGTATGAAG GTGGCCGACCACGTCCACGACGGCCCTCCGGTCTTCTTCCTCCCCAGTTTCCTGGGGCCGTACACTCGCCGCAGCAGAAGCATCCGCTCTCTGTTGCAGGATCCTTTCAGCGGCTTCCAGAGCTTGTTCTCCCCCATGATGGGGATGGGCAGGAACTTCTTCCGGTCCATGGACTCCATGATGGACATCGACTCCGACGCTCCTCCTGACGACA GCGGCAACATGAACGAGGACGTGGTGATCACTAAACCGTTCGGCGACGGCAGGATGACCTGCAGAGAGATCCGCCGCAACTCCGCCGGCTGCATCAAGTTCCGCGACGAGTGTCAGAAGTGCAAAGACATCCAACATATCG ACTGCTCTGGGACCAGGCCCCTGGAGGGCCCcctgaaggaggagctggaggaggccctGGCGCTGGCCGAGCGCTTCACCCAGCAGTACAACGGCCTCCTGAGGAGGTTCGAGGAGCAGATGTTCAACACCTCCTCCGTCCTGGACCTGTTCAACAGGCAGTTCGGCTGGGTGTCGTCCCTGGCCAACAACACCGGCGGCGGGGACGGCATCTTCCACGTTCAGACG GTGATCGGCAGGGACGCCGCCGAGAAGCAGCCCGGCGCGGCGAAGCAGCCCGGAGACACGGAGGTGTCCGTGCAGCTCTTCGACTCCCCCCCGATGAACGTCAGCGTGCCGGGCGACATCCCCTGGAACGACCCCAAGTTCTCCGAGGTGGTGGCCCAGGAGGCTCTGGACCGCTACAAGGAATCCAGCAT TATGGTGAAGTAA